The Pelodiscus sinensis isolate JC-2024 chromosome 5, ASM4963464v1, whole genome shotgun sequence genome includes a region encoding these proteins:
- the LOC102453911 gene encoding interleukin-8-like produces the protein MNGKFVVAVLALFLLYAAVAEGKSLSRMGSELRCQCISTHSKFIPPRRIQDVKLTQSGPHCQNVEIITTLKDGREVCLDPNAPWVKMIIKAILDKAQANVETMF, from the exons ATGAACGGCAAGTTCGTTGTTGCTGTCCTGGCTCTTTTCCTGCTTTACGCAGCAGTGGCAGAAG GGAAGAGCCTGTCCCGGATGGGCAGTGAGCTCCGCTGCCAGTGCATCAGCACGCACTCCAAGTTCATCCCCCCCAGAAGGATTCAGGACGTGAAGCTGACCCAGAGTGGCCCTCACTGCCAGAACGTCGAAATCAT CACTACTCTGAAGGACGGCAGAGAAGTGTGTTTGGATCCCAATGCTCCATGGGTGAAGATGATCATTAAGGCAATTTTGGACAA AGCTCAAGCCAATGTTGAAACAATGTTCTAA
- the LOC102454894 gene encoding interleukin-8-like, translating to MNGKVLVAGLALFLLYAAVAEGMSLSQTASDQSCQCISTDSKFIPPRRIQDVTLTQSGPHCQNMEIIATLKDGREVCLEPTAPWVKLIVKAILDKAQANGETML from the exons ATGAACGGAAAAGTCCTTGTCGCTGGCTTGGCTCTTTTCCTGCTCTACGCAGCGGTGGCAGAAG GGATGAGCCTGTCCCAGACGGCCAGTGATCAATCCTGCCAGTGTATCAGCACAGACTCCAAGTTCATCCCCCCCAGAAGGATTCAGGACGTGACGCTGACCCAGAGTGGCCCTCACTGCCAGAACATGGAAATCAT TGCTACTCTGAAGGACGGCAGAGAAGTGTGTTTGGAACCCACCGCTCCATGGGTGAAGCTGATCGTTAAGGCAATTTTGGACAA AGCTCAAGCCAATGGTGAAACAATGCTGTAA